ATACTTTCGTCTTACCAGAAAGTCTTCCACGAGGCCGTTATAACCTCGAGGTTGGTCTTGTAACCATGAATACACATAGTGCCGTAATCAAACTCGCAATTGAAAATAACCACAAAAATAACTGGTATGAGGTGACCCAATTCACAATTCGATAACCTACAAAGTAGAACCGAGATCCTCGACATAAGTGACACACTTTAATCAGTTAAAATATTAAACTTCAACTTGATTTATCAGCTTAAAAAGTGAGCTTTAAAATAATCCCACACACCAAAAGAAAAATGACTAAAAATATCAATGCCTAGCGCCGACTTTATTAAGTACATAATCAGAACCGCAGCCGCAAATAGAAACAAGAAGAAAGATAAAATTAATAGTGTTTTAATGAAAAGGCTTAAAGAAGTGCTTCTTCTTGAATTTTTCCGTCTATCCTTACCGAATAAAAATACCACATAATAGCGCCAACGGCCCAATTTTATGACCGGCCGAAAATCAATAATATGGTTAGAAACTGCATTATTAATTGCAATCGACCTTTCAATTGCCTCTCGTTGTTGACTATCAAAAGATTGACAGACCTCATCCGGTATTGCTTTAAACACACGGTCAATAATCGTCCATTGTTCCTCTGTATACTTTTTATTTGAATTCAAAATCTTTTCACTTATTGATTATCGTTTTTCAAATGAGAGAGATGAAAAAATATCATAGGTTTGCTCTGCAATGACATTCCAATCATACTTTTTTAGGTATTCATCATAATTAACCCGTGAGTGGTTCACTGACACCATTAGCATACTGGCTAACTTTTGACTATCACCGCAAGGAAAGTAGCACTCATTGGGTAAATGAACGGCTTTATTGGCTGGAATGTCACTGGCGATCACCGGCAAGGAAAATGACATGGCTTCCAGCAGTGCAATAGGTAACCCTTCGCTAAAAGATGGCAAAACAAAGGTATCAGCTTGCGAAAAAATACTGCTTAGCTCATCTCCCGATAAGAAACCGGTCAATATAACGCCTGCCGTTTGCTTTGCTGAGGCTTTTAGTTTTTCACTGTATTCTGTCGGATGGTCACTATCCCCAACTAAAACTAATTTTTTATTGATACCACTACTTTGAAAGGCTTCGAGCAATACGTTTAAGCCTTTTTCTTGTGAAAAACGTCCAACGGCTATTATGTAATCTCGTGGCTTAAGATCGTACTTGGCTAAATAACCCGCAATTTTATCTTGTTGTGGTAATTGAGCCGAATGAACACCATTAAAAATGAGATGAGTATCATTACGACCATATTTTTCGCTCATTAAATTTTGCATAAAATCAGATATTACAATCACTTCCGATGCATATTTCATCGCAAACTTTTCACCTAAGCGAAGAATAAATTTCGCCAATTTACCCCATTTTTGATGATCATAGTTTTGGCTATGATGGGTGAAAATAACTTTTTTTCCAAACAGACGCAAAATTGGTGTCACTAGTCCAGGACCAATGGCATGTATATGAACGATATCCACCCCTTGTTTAATCGCATACAAAGCCGCTAACAATGAATGCAATGGTGCTTCTAATGATTTATTGGTCACCGCAGGTAGAGCTTTAAGTTTTACACCTTGATATTCACTTTCCGTATAAGGGACATAAGGTTTACGTGCCACCACCGTAATATCCAAATCATATTTTTGAGCTAATATTGGATACAAAGATTGGCAATGAGATTCAACACCGCCTGGAATATTAGGAATACCACGGGTGCCCAGCACTAAAATTGATTTTTTCACACTATAACCTCATCCAAATGCCTATATTTTATTATTAATTATTTAACAGTGATTGATACAAACCCAGCAATTCTTCTTTATGATTCTGCAATGAATATTTCTCGAGTAATCTAGCTCGTGATTTTAGCCCCATATCCGCGACTAATTGTGCATCGTCAGCCAATAACTGCATTTTTGCGGCTAGATCTTCCGCATCCCCAGATGTAAACAAATAACCAGTTTCACCATCGACTATTTGTTCTGGGATCCCTCCGATATTGGCCCCTATTACAGGCTTTCCATAACTCATTGCCTCAAGTACTGACATTGAACAATTTTCATTCCATTCAGATGGGACAACCACTGCTTTGGCGTTTTTAATGATATGAGTTAATGTTTCACCTGTTTGAAAACCTAATAATTCAACGTTATCAAAATTATCTTTAATATGGTCAAACATAGGGCCAGTACCCAAGACTTTTAGTGGCGTATTACCGCCTAGCTGTCGATGCGCTTGTGCCAAAGTGACAATGCCTTTTTCAGGCGTTAATCGGCCACAAAATAAAAAGTAGCCTCCATCTTCGCCAATATCCGTGGTTGAAGCGTCAATACCATTAACGATTACCTGAACATTTGCAGTTGGTATTTGACGTAAGATCATTGATTTCATAAAGTCACAAGGCGCAATGAAAGCATCTAACGCTTCATAACTTTTCTTGCTGCGATGATAGAATGCTTCAAGAGATAACAATACACTTCTTGGCCACGAACCATCCTGCCACTGGTATTTAAACAAATTAAAATAACTGCCAGTATCCCAATCCAACTCAATATTTTTACCCGCGGCCAGCATACTATAATTTGGACAGACCGACTTATAATCGTGCGCAGTGAGAACCGTTTTACAACCCAAACTTTGCGCTATTTTTATCACTGATGGCGTAATTTGGTGGTAAACATTATGAAAATGAACGATATCTGGTTGCTCAGCTTTAATGAGCTTTTCAAACTGCTGACAGGCTTCTTGGTTATGAACAAAATTCATTGCCACTTTCATTCGGTCTAAAATAGAATGTTTGCCATGATAATCCACATTATCGACAAAAAAATCAGCTTGCTCTGACGGAATATTCTCTGGGTGCTTCATCGAAAAATCGATCACTTGGTAACCCGCGTCTTTCACCATATCGCGCTCTTGGAAGAATACAGTTTCAGCACCTCCATGTGGAAAGAAGAATTTATTCACAAATAAAACTTTCATACTATTACCAACCTTTCTTAATTTTTTGTTTCACGACATGATGAATATCAGAGGCAACGTGTTTACCAATGGCAGCATAAGAACGATGGTGCTTAATATAATTGAAGCCGGCATCTAATTCAGATTGCGCCATTGGTTGCTGAGCTAATTCAATCATAGCCTCGGCGTAAGACTCGCTCGTTCCATCGGTGACACGGCCACAGCCCGATTGCTCAATCACAAATTGTTGATCCGGTGAATCATTGCAGATCATCGGCTTTTTTAGTGCCATATATTCCATCGCTTTGGTCGGGGTAGAAACATCCAGCAATAATCCTCGATTCATAAAACCAATCACCATATCGACTCCTTTTAGATAGGACCATGCTTCTTGTATTTGTACCCAACCAGTAATATGAAAATCGTCACTAAGCCCCATCTCATCCGCAGTATGTTGCAAATACTCGCGATCTTTTTCAACCTCCGAATCACCGACGAACAATAACTTCAGGTCTGGCACCACCTGTTTGGCTTGTTTAAATGCGCTAATGATAACTTCTAACTTGCGCAAACGATCTAGACTGCCTAAATAACCGATCACAGGCGCATCGCCCCACTTTTCTATTTTTTTTGCCTCTGTGGTAGCAAAATCATCGATTTTATCGAAATCAACCCCCATCGGAACGACCATCATGTCGTCTTTATTGAGCCCTTTTTGTTGCATATACTTCAACATAAAGTCACTTTGCACATAGACGCGATCCGAGTGCGGTAAGATCAAGCGATACAAAATAAATTCTTCGAGTAAACCTCGCGACAAAATAATTGGACGCTTCCAACTTGGGATATTCTCACTTTTATCTTTGGCTCGCATTGTACGGCTTTCCGCATACAAAAATGAAACCCAGTAGGTATAAGGTAACTTGATGATTTTTGCTACCACGAGACAAATCAAACCAACCCAAACCATGTCTCGCACTTGAATTAAATGGAAACCCTTTTTTTTAGCTATAAAGGCTAATTTGGCGGCATGTAAAAAATACATGACGGAATCAAGGTGACGATTGGAGGTTTTCTTACTGGTCGATAAGGTACTGCCTTCGGTTTCTATCTGCACTGCTGCGCTTTTTGGCATACCTATAATAGTGGTATGGACGCCATTGTTAGGCAATTCTTTCGAGTATAAAACATCCACATCTGGGCGATATGAAGGTAATTCTTCTGGCACAAAGTTAATTATATTGGTTTGATGATCCATTAACTGACTCTCTTGTTTATCGCGGATAAGACGATGGGAAAGACCCTAAAATTTAATTATTATCAGGACAATGCATAACTTGGTTCTATTTTATCCAGCGTGGCTTTTCTTATAATTAAGATCGCCCCCAACACAAAATAAAATTGAAATTGAAACACAGGTATCAGGGCAAGCTGGGGGGAGTATGGTAACGTGATCAACCCAGCTAAAATGAAACCGATAAATGCCGGTTGATAAGACAATAGTTCGGTATCGGGTCGTGACAAATCCTTATCAGAAAAGACCGGTTTTGGTTTAGAGTGTTTTAAAATTAGATATACAATTGCGATTAACAACATGGTGCCAATTAATCCGATCTCCCACAGAAAGATGGCTAATGACGTTGACCCAATACTTAAATTAAATAGGCTTGCAAGATACCCCAGCACTTCACTACCAGAATTAGAACTGTTCAAGCCATAACCAAACAGTTGATTCGCAACCCCTTGAATATCGGAATGTTGTGACCAAAAAATTAACGAGGTCACTCTGCCTAACTCATCTAAGTTGCCATCAATGCCGGGTACAACAATAGATGGATCAAAGATGTAGCCTATATTATCTAAGAATATATCCAATATACTCATGTGTGCTTGTGTATTGGTCGAAAATGCGAGTGCTAATATCGTGACCATCACTGCTAAAATTGCAAATATCCCGAGTACAGAAATTAAAATAGTTTTCACACTAATAGCCCGTACTTCTTTGATATAGCTTGGTTTGATATAAACATACAACAAAAAGAAGGGTGATAACAAAGTGACAAACTTCACTTCTGCGATCACACATATTGCCAATGCGATAGCAATATGGATCGCCACAGACCATAATTTTGCAACTCCATGCTTATATTCCGACAATTTCATCATCATGATAAGCAAGCAAAATAAGCCCATTGAGGCACCATTTCCCCCCGCGACCATGCTTCCACCAAAAGTCCCCACAACCGAATCCCAAGAGTCCATCTTCCCTTCTATCGCAACTCGAGCGGGCACAACAATCAATGCTTGATAGATCACGACGGGGATCTGAGCATAAAATACCCAGTACAGTTTTTTGCAGATTCGATAGAGTTGAGATTCGCGGCAAAAACCTAATAGCAAACAAGGTAATAACAATGAAATCCCGATGCCATTTTTTACCCCTGCAATGGTAGTTTTTATGCCTACTTGCAGCAAAGAACTGCTGAGAGCTAAGACAAAAAAGCCTAAAAAGAGCAATAAAATAATATTTTCAATGTTATCTAAAGGCTTAAAATCATAACGAGTCTGCAGTGGTACTAGTGCCACCATCAACATCGTCATGATGAAAGGGAGCCATAAGAAGGCTTGAATATTGGTAAAATATTGAGCTGTTCCGCTAAAAATCAGCGTAATAAAAACATAAGCCTGAAAAAAGGCCCCTGTATTCATAACTTATACACCATCTTTGTTTAACGTAGCCGCATGTCTATTAATATAGACATAGATCATAAGATACCGACCAGCCGTTAATACTGTAAATACCAAAAGGGAAGCAACATAACTTTTATAGAAAAATGGCATGATAATAAACGCAAGCACCACAATCGCAAGTTGCTCACACTGAATGCGTAAAAAGTATTTCGGGGTGCCAAAAATAAGCTCAAGAACCGTCATAGGCACAAACGCAAGCATCGCAAAAACATACGGCAACATTAAGCGCGATGTTTCAACCGATTGCTCCCATTGATGATTTCCAAAATTATGTGTTAACCATGGATAAACAACATAAATACCAGCGACAGTTATTAATGCAATCGCCAATAAGAACGATCTAATCTTCTTAAATTCAATGTAATTAAAAGTCTTATTGCGAAAATCTTCAGACCACTTAGAAAAGGCATAGTTACTCACTGACTGACCTAAGATTAAAACCGGCGATAAGCAAAAACGGTTGACCACGGCAAAATAACCGGCAACCAATGGACTAAACCAATAGTTAATAAAAACCGTAGGCAATTGCAAACTGGCATTGGCTACAACTTCTGCTGTCCCCACCCTTGATAAATGATTCCAATGTTCACTTAAATACTTGCGCTGAGTCTTAAGGCGAAAATCTGACTTTGAAAAGTCTTTCTTATCAAGACCATAATATAGCCAAGCCAATATTAAGCACAACAAGGCGCCCGCCCAAATAAGATAAAATTGCGCCATACTGTGAGCGACAAAAAGTGATAAAAATACGATGGTAGTAACCGAAATGCGTTGAAATGCCAAGCACACAAAAGACTTACTACGCAAAAAAATGTTCTCAGAGACGATCATCAAGGCATAGCTAACGGTTAAAACATAAATAGCAATTAACGGCAACGTAAAGAAAAAACTCACCCCTAGCGC
This portion of the Vibrio algicola genome encodes:
- a CDS encoding glycosyltransferase family 4 protein, yielding MKKSILVLGTRGIPNIPGGVESHCQSLYPILAQKYDLDITVVARKPYVPYTESEYQGVKLKALPAVTNKSLEAPLHSLLAALYAIKQGVDIVHIHAIGPGLVTPILRLFGKKVIFTHHSQNYDHQKWGKLAKFILRLGEKFAMKYASEVIVISDFMQNLMSEKYGRNDTHLIFNGVHSAQLPQQDKIAGYLAKYDLKPRDYIIAVGRFSQEKGLNVLLEAFQSSGINKKLVLVGDSDHPTEYSEKLKASAKQTAGVILTGFLSGDELSSIFSQADTFVLPSFSEGLPIALLEAMSFSLPVIASDIPANKAVHLPNECYFPCGDSQKLASMLMVSVNHSRVNYDEYLKKYDWNVIAEQTYDIFSSLSFEKR
- a CDS encoding glycosyltransferase family 4 protein, coding for MKVLFVNKFFFPHGGAETVFFQERDMVKDAGYQVIDFSMKHPENIPSEQADFFVDNVDYHGKHSILDRMKVAMNFVHNQEACQQFEKLIKAEQPDIVHFHNVYHQITPSVIKIAQSLGCKTVLTAHDYKSVCPNYSMLAAGKNIELDWDTGSYFNLFKYQWQDGSWPRSVLLSLEAFYHRSKKSYEALDAFIAPCDFMKSMILRQIPTANVQVIVNGIDASTTDIGEDGGYFLFCGRLTPEKGIVTLAQAHRQLGGNTPLKVLGTGPMFDHIKDNFDNVELLGFQTGETLTHIIKNAKAVVVPSEWNENCSMSVLEAMSYGKPVIGANIGGIPEQIVDGETGYLFTSGDAEDLAAKMQLLADDAQLVADMGLKSRARLLEKYSLQNHKEELLGLYQSLLNN
- a CDS encoding glycosyltransferase, whose protein sequence is MDHQTNIINFVPEELPSYRPDVDVLYSKELPNNGVHTTIIGMPKSAAVQIETEGSTLSTSKKTSNRHLDSVMYFLHAAKLAFIAKKKGFHLIQVRDMVWVGLICLVVAKIIKLPYTYWVSFLYAESRTMRAKDKSENIPSWKRPIILSRGLLEEFILYRLILPHSDRVYVQSDFMLKYMQQKGLNKDDMMVVPMGVDFDKIDDFATTEAKKIEKWGDAPVIGYLGSLDRLRKLEVIISAFKQAKQVVPDLKLLFVGDSEVEKDREYLQHTADEMGLSDDFHITGWVQIQEAWSYLKGVDMVIGFMNRGLLLDVSTPTKAMEYMALKKPMICNDSPDQQFVIEQSGCGRVTDGTSESYAEAMIELAQQPMAQSELDAGFNYIKHHRSYAAIGKHVASDIHHVVKQKIKKGW
- a CDS encoding capsular biosynthesis protein encodes the protein MNTGAFFQAYVFITLIFSGTAQYFTNIQAFLWLPFIMTMLMVALVPLQTRYDFKPLDNIENIILLLFLGFFVLALSSSLLQVGIKTTIAGVKNGIGISLLLPCLLLGFCRESQLYRICKKLYWVFYAQIPVVIYQALIVVPARVAIEGKMDSWDSVVGTFGGSMVAGGNGASMGLFCLLIMMMKLSEYKHGVAKLWSVAIHIAIALAICVIAEVKFVTLLSPFFLLYVYIKPSYIKEVRAISVKTILISVLGIFAILAVMVTILALAFSTNTQAHMSILDIFLDNIGYIFDPSIVVPGIDGNLDELGRVTSLIFWSQHSDIQGVANQLFGYGLNSSNSGSEVLGYLASLFNLSIGSTSLAIFLWEIGLIGTMLLIAIVYLILKHSKPKPVFSDKDLSRPDTELLSYQPAFIGFILAGLITLPYSPQLALIPVFQFQFYFVLGAILIIRKATLDKIEPSYALS
- a CDS encoding lipopolysaccharide biosynthesis protein, with the translated sequence MSLLKGASTIGGASVISQVIGALTLLFMSSRFGMADVGNYALMMSIVLIGAQIALYASHFLLPKVDQCDFGKAVYFCFLQSVVVSVIYALGVSFFFTLPLIAIYVLTVSYALMIVSENIFLRSKSFVCLAFQRISVTTIVFLSLFVAHSMAQFYLIWAGALLCLILAWLYYGLDKKDFSKSDFRLKTQRKYLSEHWNHLSRVGTAEVVANASLQLPTVFINYWFSPLVAGYFAVVNRFCLSPVLILGQSVSNYAFSKWSEDFRNKTFNYIEFKKIRSFLLAIALITVAGIYVVYPWLTHNFGNHQWEQSVETSRLMLPYVFAMLAFVPMTVLELIFGTPKYFLRIQCEQLAIVVLAFIIMPFFYKSYVASLLVFTVLTAGRYLMIYVYINRHAATLNKDGV